In Ictalurus punctatus breed USDA103 chromosome 18, Coco_2.0, whole genome shotgun sequence, the genomic stretch catcatagaaCATGTCACCCTATCAATGATTatgctttgctttgctttataTTCTTTAGAAATTATATTATAGGGCCGAAAGTATGTGGGCACTTGAATATTGAActggggtgggcaatcttatcaggaaagggccagtgtgggtgcaggatttcattccaaccaagcagaagccacacctgaatctactgaaagccaagatcaactgtttaaacaggtggaatcaggtgtgcctcctgcttggttagaatgaaaacctgcacccacactggccctttctggataagattacCCACCCCTGATATTGAACATATGAATATATGGAGTTGGTCCCCACTTACTGCTATAACAACCAACATTCTTCTGGgtaggctttccactagattttggaatatGGCTGTGGGGATCTGTGCTCTATCAGCCATAAGAGTGTAAGAGGTCGGGCATGGATGTTAGGCGAGAAGGTCTGGTTGATGCAAAGCATCAGTTAATTATGAAAGTGCTTAATGcgattgaggtcagggctttgtgcaggccacCTGaattcttccacaccaaccttggcaaaccatgtaagtaagcaaattttatttataaagcgcATTTAAATTCAgcttcttaataataataataataataataataataataataataacaacaacaacaacaacaacaacaacaataataataataataataataataataataataatacgttggcttagtggttagcacgttcgcctcacacctccggggttcgattcctgctggggccatgtgtgtgcagagtttgcatgttctccccgtgctgcaggggtttcctccgggtactccggatggatgaataataataacaataataataaaaaatatacaatgaactaaaatgaaaaatgaaaaataacagTTACTAATCAACAAGTTAATAGCCAGAAAAGGCCAAAGAGTAAAATTGTGTCTTAAGTCCACATTTAAAAATAGAGATTGAGGGAGCTCTCTTAATGTAAGGTGGCAATTGTTTCCATGATACGTCGTGCATAAAACTCCAAATGCTCTGTCACTTTTTAATTTAAGACCTGACCATGGGACGGGGGATGTATGAGAGCTTTATTGGTGGAACTGAGAGACCTGGGAGCTGAATGCAAAATATAAGCTCAGAAATATAAGATGGGGCTTGTTGATtaagagctttaaaaacaatcaggaaaaaatttaattgaattctaaAAAAGACTGAAAGCCAATGAAGAGAAGCTAGAATTGGGGTGATATGATcatgattttttgcattcgTTAACAGTCTAGCCGCTGCGTTCTGGACCACCTGCAAACATGCCAATGAAGATTGGGAAAGACCAAGGTATAGAGAATTACAATAATCAAGGCGTGATgtaataaatgcatgaatgactTTTTCCAAATCTTGAAAGGAAAGTGACGATGTAATTCCGGAAATAACTCTCAGTTGATAAAAGCTGTTTTTAACATCTGAGCTAATTTGTTTTTCTAGGCAGAGGTCAGAAGTGACACATGGTATTATTTTCCAGGTTTAAGTACTGTACTGCATTGGAATTGTGCTACATAGTTATGTAATAATGTAAGAGGGAAAAAGTGATTAATTGTTGACATCTCTTGGTATGTAGATAATATTTTCACTATTGTGGTATTAATATCAATACACTGACAGTATAACTTATTTATGTGGACATGGTCTGTCTAAGAACTTGGATCTTTGGGAAATAATAAGGGTGGTAAAATGCGCAAATGATCTTCTACAGCTCTGGATTCAGCACCACGTTTGCTAACACCGAGCTCTGTCTGACCTACCCCCTAGAATTCAGAGCAACTGATGACCTGTAACCAGACTCCATGTTGCAGCAGTCTTGTCACGTTGTCTACATCCACCGTGCCAACCTTTCTCTATTTTTAGCATTCAGGCACACCGTGGATATAAGTGCACTCAGTCTTGCAGCAACAAAGCAGGACACAATCAACCCACTCACCCGAGTAAGACAACCTGCGTTTTGACCTACAAGTCTGATACCATGATATATGTTTTCTTGCCATGTTAACCTCATCGTGTAAGTTCAGGCTTGTATTTATGCATGTGTGTACCTGATTTATGCATTTTACCTTAGTGTGTGATTTCCCATGGTCGTTTTGGTATATTGttgaatttggttttattttcagCCACATGAGGGAGTTTGTGTTTTggagtttgtgttttgtgtatcACCGGATCATTTTCACAAAGGTTAACAGTTGTGGTCACCTTCAGATACTGATATAAAGAATTATACTTTTCAGATGATCACATGATCAAGCTTTGACTATCCCAGTGATTTATAGATATGGTAAGTTATAAATCTTTGTCTCAGAAGACAAATTGCATAGAAAACAAAGTCAGCAAGACTTTAAATGGCTCTCTGTTGACAATTATTTTAGGGAAGACAAAGGACTTCAGGAACTAAACTTCATAGGCACTGTGAGAGCTGCTACAACATACGCTGTAAAGTTCCCATAGAGATCTCTGTCTCATGCATGATCATCAACTGCCGTGTGCTGTGTGGTGCTTCCTTTCACATGTGCAAAGAGGATGAACACATACTGCTGTGTCCTAATGAGAAGGTGCCCTGCATCAACGCACACTATGGCTGCCCTTTCAGCATGTGTCGCTCAAAGCTGGCCAAACACCTGGAAGTGTGTCCCGCTAGCGTGGTGGTCTGCTCAATGGAGTGGAACCGCTGGCCCATTGAGGAAGCAGAGCCTCCTGAGTTCTACAAGAATATCTTGAAGGAGAACTACACCCAGGAGCCTCTGGACCTTTCCATGGCACTGCGGGACCAGAGGCAGCTGTTTCAGTCCCTCAAAATGAAGAATCTTTTTCCTGAACTTATTGAAAAGCTCGAGGAGGAATCTGTCATTCAAGAACTTGAGGGAGCTGTTGGATGGGAATCTAAAGATGCACAAGAACCCTCAATATCTATAAGTGCTGCCTCAGTCCTTGAACCTCAGGAGAGGGAGTTAActcaggaagagagagaggtgatAGCAAGGGACACTAATATATTAGGCATCGATAGGTATAACATCTGGGAGAGGATGTTCAGTATGGAACTGAGTGGTTGCAAGCACACCATTAAGTCACTAGGCACCAACCCTTCTTCCAACAGCAAAGAGCTGAAACCCCAAGCAAATCCAAGCAAACTGGAAATCCTTAATGAGGAGACGGAAACACAAATTGGAAATTCAGGCACACCTACCTATATGCCACATTTCAATCCATATGAAATGGATGAAGATAAATTTCTGATAGCAGCATCCTTATTTGCGTGTGACACACGTCCAAAGAAAACATTCGTATACAAAGATTTGGAGCCCATGAAGATCAAAACTGTGCGAACATTCAAAGTTCCCACCAGCTTCGAGGCAAGGCCAAGTCGTATACGCAATCCTTTTCATTACAAAAAAGATAGCAAAGCTGTTGACACAGCAGACCTGAGCATTGAAATGGGGGATATGCCAAAATGGGATGAGGTTCAAGCAACCCTTCTGTGTTCTCTGGAGAAGGAACTCAGAGGACACCTTATTGCAGAGTCCAGTTCTGCAGATGCACTTATTAAGGATGAAGGAACTCAGACTTATGACTTTTACTCTGCTCCTTTCAAAGCAGATACGTCTCTGGCGGATCTCACAGCAGACAGGGCTTTGCAGCTTCATGTACAAATACAAACCGAGAGTGTCACCAATAGACACAACAAATGTAGCTCTGCATTCACATACATCTGCAGCCATTCATACAGACGAAATGAGTTTTCTTCTCATTATAAGAATGTTCACTCAGATATCCAGTTCTGTTTAAATGGCTGGTTTGAACACAGGTGTCCTCTGGCTTATTTGGGTTGCACCTTCAGCCAGAGGCAGCTCCGACCTGTCACACACAAAGCTATGGTCTCATACGATAAAGACCTCAGCACATTCACTCTCAGACCCGAGGTACCATCCATTCTCTATGAAGGTGTGACAACGATGACTATGGAGAGGAAGCGATCACGGAACCGGGATGCTCTGAGCAAGTTACCTTTTGAGGTTCTCATCCACATTGCTGGGTTTCTGGATAGCTTCACGCTGTCTCAGCTGGCTCTTGTATCCCGGTTAATGAGAGAGGTGTGCGGGATTTTACTGCAAGAAAGAGGCATGGTCTCTCTTAAGTGGGAGAAGAAAATCGATTCACATGGTGGATGGTGCTGGAGAGCTAGACATAAGGTCAGATATTTCCTGAGAACCTAATAATCTCATGCATTTGCTATCTTTTCATTAACATAACTAGGGCAGGACATGCTAATAGATATTTCCAAATTCCTTTAGGTCTGGGAATTCAGCAACTTGTTTTCCCCTGTGGATAACTGGTGCTTGGACAAGTTCCCATCAATGTCTGAGCACCTTAAAGTCTGCCCCTATTATGAGAtggagaacagaacagaacctGTACCCTTAACTGCTGTCTTTGATTGTGAAGAAGAAGAGACCGCTCAGAGACTTGTGTCCATGTTTATTAAGATTAAATGACATTTGCATCGCAAGtgaggaaattaatcaacaacacGGATGTAGCCTGATGTAATGCGGAGTTactcttgattattttccaacaataGCACGATCcaatatgttttattcctcttataccatgcTAGTTCACCAATGATGACAGTTTtcaaaattaattaaagaacttTTTAACTATTTAAAGTCACAGTGTggtggaatgtccacaaaacaagctAATTATTGTTATCACTAacactatagcagctatagacaTATAATCTAGCCTTCCCTTACTTTCTCTTGAAggtaagctaaaaaaaaaaaaaaaaaaaagcagcttgttaCAGAGAAAATGCAGCATTGtctgtcctgaagtgtttcacGTGGCTGAAAACCTAACAtctttaaagcagcttcacctctgactgttacaaagcactgacattggagacctcttccattaatgttaaatgtCTCCTTAGAGAAATGTTCACTTTATCAACGATTaaacttgttttgttaaataacaacactttttaaaatatgtatattattaaacaagtgaataagctgttactttaaaaacaagaatgtgtgcattaatataaacgtgggatttgccttgcagctggtaTTACTGTCAGATATGTCATAATGGGTataactgtggtataagtagTGCATGATTGATATTTCTAAACCCATGCAATAAAACTTCT encodes the following:
- the fbxo40.1 gene encoding F-box protein 40.1 isoform X2, translating into MCRSKLAKHLEVCPASVVVCSMEWNRWPIEEAEPPEFYKNILKENYTQEPLDLSMALRDQRQLFQSLKMKNLFPELIEKLEEESVIQELEGAVGWESKDAQEPSISISAASVLEPQERELTQEEREVIARDTNILGIDRYNIWERMFSMELSGCKHTIKSLGTNPSSNSKELKPQANPSKLEILNEETETQIGNSGTPTYMPHFNPYEMDEDKFLIAASLFACDTRPKKTFVYKDLEPMKIKTVRTFKVPTSFEARPSRIRNPFHYKKDSKAVDTADLSIEMGDMPKWDEVQATLLCSLEKELRGHLIAESSSADALIKDEGTQTYDFYSAPFKADTSLADLTADRALQLHVQIQTESVTNRHNKCSSAFTYICSHSYRRNEFSSHYKNVHSDIQFCLNGWFEHRCPLAYLGCTFSQRQLRPVTHKAMVSYDKDLSTFTLRPEVPSILYEGVTTMTMERKRSRNRDALSKLPFEVLIHIAGFLDSFTLSQLALVSRLMREVCGILLQERGMVSLKWEKKIDSHGGWCWRARHKVWEFSNLFSPVDNWCLDKFPSMSEHLKVCPYYEMENRTEPVPLTAVFDCEEEETAQRLVSMFIKIK
- the fbxo40.1 gene encoding F-box protein 40.1 isoform X1, with protein sequence MGRQRTSGTKLHRHCESCYNIRCKVPIEISVSCMIINCRVLCGASFHMCKEDEHILLCPNEKVPCINAHYGCPFSMCRSKLAKHLEVCPASVVVCSMEWNRWPIEEAEPPEFYKNILKENYTQEPLDLSMALRDQRQLFQSLKMKNLFPELIEKLEEESVIQELEGAVGWESKDAQEPSISISAASVLEPQERELTQEEREVIARDTNILGIDRYNIWERMFSMELSGCKHTIKSLGTNPSSNSKELKPQANPSKLEILNEETETQIGNSGTPTYMPHFNPYEMDEDKFLIAASLFACDTRPKKTFVYKDLEPMKIKTVRTFKVPTSFEARPSRIRNPFHYKKDSKAVDTADLSIEMGDMPKWDEVQATLLCSLEKELRGHLIAESSSADALIKDEGTQTYDFYSAPFKADTSLADLTADRALQLHVQIQTESVTNRHNKCSSAFTYICSHSYRRNEFSSHYKNVHSDIQFCLNGWFEHRCPLAYLGCTFSQRQLRPVTHKAMVSYDKDLSTFTLRPEVPSILYEGVTTMTMERKRSRNRDALSKLPFEVLIHIAGFLDSFTLSQLALVSRLMREVCGILLQERGMVSLKWEKKIDSHGGWCWRARHKVWEFSNLFSPVDNWCLDKFPSMSEHLKVCPYYEMENRTEPVPLTAVFDCEEEETAQRLVSMFIKIK